A DNA window from Helianthus annuus cultivar XRQ/B chromosome 15, HanXRQr2.0-SUNRISE, whole genome shotgun sequence contains the following coding sequences:
- the LOC110911175 gene encoding uncharacterized protein LOC110911175 isoform X9 encodes MHGAVQTGGRSPKPINGPNGSAQLKPSSDNVQNSSSSISSHAKSKKREHGAHNSESVKRDRLSKVDDADSGQLRPERVLKSEIAKITDKGGLLDFGGVEKLIQLMRPDSTEKKLNLACRRMLVDVISGTDRFDYLNRFVQLRGLSVLDEWLQEIHKCKIGDGSPKENEKSVEDFLFSLLRALDRLPVNLHALQTCNVGKSVNHLRSHKNSEIQKKARSLVSTWKRRVEAEMNIIETKSSTSRGGSWPNKSMISEVSHVGPKGSTSQPSVIKSQRPKQSSGEVVVKSPTSLGSTKLSPSSSQSPNNSQSCSSDHGKTGTSSVSKISSSVSHSKNSSNGFHASTILGVQKGSPTKHTSERVSDVSLVDNGSNPRLIVRLPNTSRSPVQTASVESPGDSSTVSGKGSVPVPSEKQDLKVSRKIDSVSNVQNTNTAKGLVVCDEEHGKKDASFGSGSSSGITPKPGKLYEPSYSSINALVESCAKFSEASVPPSGGDVGGINLLASVAAGEMTRSDVSPACSPGSNSPVREDSSSVNVAKLRQTANDVGHSEDNISVANGSVGGDNSTQLVNMDTDVKPAGLIEDASVNATNMKPNSLSSLQEDKCVDDKPVKSTVGLGPGPPDAAAATVKTETQINEESASWSSSDMHADEKKLVHKRSTDDVDLAPKFEENDDNKAEHSARQNMDSGTSECAHENMENDGKTPVSEKSNDVTEPEPSCVEDRTVKLDFDLNEVLPSDDGVQGEAEKAALHTPSTLPSNNKNRSGLITVAAAAKGPFYPSESLSRGKPELGWKGSAATSAFRPAEPRKVDVPVPDNRTTKPVRPLFDFDLNVGAEDAGQSNAPSGLDLDLNASEEGPEVVQLSISRPRSFLPGGPNSSRDFDLNGPGVEEVGGESVSFSKNGMQFMSGVSNVRMNNMDIGSYSTWFPPNNTYPAMTIPSQRMLAPVASTSVNPEMFRGPVLSSSPAVAFSSSVPFQYSAFPFETNFSIPSMSNTFSSVSNAYVDSSSSGGGPICFPTIPSVGPNGVVSMPYRPYFMSLPGGGSSNVGPDGRKWGSQGQGQGLDLNAGPGGGSDDKLPFALRQLPLAGSQAVADEQLKMFQQMAAGSGGAPKRKEPDGGWDGDRISYKHPHWQ; translated from the coding sequence ATGCATGGAGCAGTGCAGACCGGAGGTCGGTCTCCGAAACCTATAAATGGTCCGAATGGGTCCGCACAACTCAAACCTAGTTCTGATAATGTACAAAATAGTTCATCTTCCATTTCATCACATGCCAAGAGTAAGAAGAGAGAGCATGGTGCTCACAATTCAGAATCTGTCAAACGCGATCGTTTATCTAAAGTAGATGATGCCGATTCCGGTCAACTTAGACCAGAACGTGTATTAAAGTCCGAGATCGCTAAAATTACTGATAAAGGAGGGTTGTTAGATTTCGGTGGAGTTGAAAAACTAATACAGCTCATGCGACCTGATAGTACCGAGAAGAAACTAAACCTAGCTTGTCGGAGAATGCTTGTTGATGTAATATCGGGTACTGACCGATTCGATTACTTAAACCGGTTCGTTCAGCTACGGGGCTTGTCTGTTTTAGATGAATGGCTTCAAGAGATTCACAAGTGTAAAATCGGTGATGGTAGTCCTAAAGAGAACGAAAAATCCGTTGAGGATTTTCTCTTTTCGTTACTACGCGCACTCGACAGGTTGCCCGTGAATCTTCATGCTTTACAGACGTGTAATGTCGGGAAGTCTGTGAATCATTTACGTAGCCATAAAAATTCTGAAATTCAGAAGAAAGCTAGAAGTCTGGTCAGCACATGGAAGAGACGCGTAGAAGCCGAAATGAATATTATCGAAACAAAGTCTAGTACAAGTCGAGGTGGTTCTTGGCCAAACAAGTCGATGATTTCGGAAGTTTCTCATGTGGGTCCTAAGGGTTCTACTTCACAACCTTCTGTGATAAAATCTCAACGGCCAAAACAAAGCTCGGGTGAAGTTGTAGTCAAATCACCAACATCTCTGGGGTCCACAAAACTGTCACCGTCGTCCAGTCAATCTCCGAACAATAGTCAGTCGTGTTCTAGTGATCATGGGAAGACGGGGACGTCGAGCGTAAGTAAGATCTCGAGTAGCGTTTCTCATAGTAAAAACTCAAGCAACGGTTTTCATGCATCTACAATCCTGGGAGTTCAAAAGGGATCGCCAACGAAGCATACGTCAGAAAGAGTATCTGACGTGTCACTTGTAGATAACGGTAGCAACCCGAGGCTCATAGTGAGGTTGCCAAACACTAGTCGAAGTCCCGTACAAACTGCAAGTGTGGAATCACCTGGAGATTCGTCGACGGTATCTGGCAAGGGCTCGGTTCCAGTACCTTCCGAGAAGCAGGATCTGAAAGTAAGTAGAAAAATTGACTCCGTCAGCAACGTACAAAACACAAACACGGCTAAAGGACTGGTTGTCTGTGATGAAGAACATGGTAAGAAAGATGCATCGTTCGGCAGTGGTTCGTCATCAGGGATCACTCCAAAACCGGGGAAACTATACGAGCCATCTTATAGCTCGATAAACGCGTTGGTGGAGAGCTGTGCGAAGTTTTCTGAAGCTAGTGTGCCTCCATCGGGTGGTGATGTTGGTGGGATTAATCTTCTTGCCAGCGTGGCGGCTGGCGAAATGACGAGATCCGATGTGTCACCTGCGTGTTCTCCAGGTAGTAACTCGCCCGTACGTGAAGACTCCTCTTCTGTCAACGTTGCTAAGTTAAGACAAACGGCTAATGATGTAGGTCACAGTGAAGATAATATCAGTGTGGCTAATGGTTCTGTCGGTGGGGATAATAGTACACAATTGGTGAATATGGACACTGACGTAAAGCCTGCGGGTTTGATAGAAGATGCTTCCGTGAATGCTACGAATATGAAACCGAACAGTTTAAGTTCATTACAGGAAGACAAGTGTGTTGATGATAAACCGGTTAAAAGCACCGTGGGTCTGGGTCCGGGTCCACCTGATGCAGCTGCTGCAACTGTAAAAACCGAAACACAGATAAACGAAGAATCGGCTTCTTGGTCGTCTTCAGATATGCATGCGGATGAGAAGAAATTGGTGCACAAACGGTCGACAGATGATGTTGATTTAGCACCAAAGTTTGAAGAGAATGATGACAATAAAGCCGAGCATAGTGCAAGACAAAATATGGATTCTGGCACTAGTGAATGCGCCCATGAGAATATGGAAAACGACGGAAAGACCCCTGTGTCTGAAAAATCTAATGATGTAACCGAGCCCGAGCCCAGTTGTGTTGAAGATCGTACAGTAAAGTTGGACTTTGATCTGAATGAAGTTCTTCCTAGTGATGATGGGGTACAAGGCGAGGCTGAAAAGGCTGCTCTTCATACACCTAGCACGTTACCTTCCAACAATAAAAATCGGTCTGGTTTGATTACAGTAGCTGCCGCTGCCAAAGGACCGTTTTACCCTTCCGAGAGTCTTTCCCGAGGTAAGCCCGAGCTTGGGTGGAAAGGTTCCGCTGCGACCAGTGCGTTCCGTCCAGCAGAACCACGAAAGGTTGACGTTCCAGTTCCTGATAACCGTACAACTAAACCGGTTCGCCCTCTTTTTGACTTTGATCTGAACGTTGGAGCCGAAGATGCTGGTCAAAGCAATGCACCGTCAGGACTGGATCTTGATCTAAACGCATCTGAGGAGGGTCCGGAGGTTGTCCAGCTGTCGATAAGTAGACCGAGGTCATTTCTACCTGGCGGGCCGAATTCTTCACGGGACTTTGACCTGAACGGGCCTGGTGTGGAAGAAGTCGGTGGCGAATCGGTATCGTTTTCCAAAAACGGTATGCAGTTTATGTCCGGTGTTTCTAATGTCAGAATGAATAATATGGATATTGGAAGCTACTCAACGTGGTTTCCACCGAACAATACCTACCCAGCGATGACCATCCCGTCTCAACGAATGTTGGCTCCTGTCGCCAGCACGTCAGTTAATCCCGAAATGTTCAGGGGTCCTGTCTTGTCATCATCTCCCGCAGTTGCGTTTTCGTCCAGTGTACCGTTTCAGTATTCAGCTTTCCCATTCGAGACCAATTTCTCAATACCGTCAATGTCGAATACGTTTTCTTCGGTTTCAAATGCTTATGTGGATTCTTCATCGTCTGGTGGTGGGCCGATTTGTTTTCCGACTATTCCTTCGGTGGGACCTAACGGTGTGGTGTCAATGCCGTATAGGCCGTACTTTATGAGTCTACCTGGCGGCGGTTCGAGTAATGTTGGTCCTGACGGTAGAAAGTGGGGTAGccaaggtcaaggtcaaggtcTAGATCTAAATGCAGGTCCTGGAGGCGGTTCGgatgataaattgccttttgCGTTAAGACAGTTACCTCTTGCTGGTTCTCAAGCCGTAGCTGATGAGCAGTTAAAGATGTTTCAGCAAATGGCGGCAGGTAGTGGCGGCGCACCGAAACGGAAAGAGCCTGATGGCGGTTGGGACGGTGATAGGATTAGCTACAAACATCCACATTGGCAGTAA